In the genome of Rhodoplanes sp. Z2-YC6860, one region contains:
- a CDS encoding Crp/Fnr family transcriptional regulator: MTPPTNLFSVFPETLAAKLFANARQTKLAADEVLFVAGDPGDGCYRVEQGLLKVSMIAPSGAERILAIVGPGGIVGELSTIDGLPRSASVAAVRESELTFVSRAAFQTFAEDHPQVYKDLVTLLASRLRDTDGVVAAGSFLPLKGRVARALLDLAEAFGHDVGQGRVLIRQKVSQSDVAAMAGIARENVSRILNDWIRDKLVSRLSGYYCLENKKKLERESAI; this comes from the coding sequence ATGACCCCGCCCACCAACCTTTTTTCGGTGTTTCCCGAGACTCTGGCGGCGAAGCTTTTCGCCAATGCCAGACAGACGAAGCTCGCCGCGGATGAGGTGCTTTTTGTCGCAGGGGACCCCGGCGACGGCTGCTACCGGGTCGAGCAAGGCCTGCTCAAGGTCAGCATGATCGCGCCGTCCGGCGCCGAGCGGATTCTGGCCATCGTCGGACCTGGCGGCATCGTCGGCGAGCTTTCGACCATCGACGGCCTGCCGCGCTCGGCTTCGGTGGCCGCTGTCCGCGAGTCGGAGCTGACCTTTGTCAGCCGCGCGGCGTTCCAGACTTTCGCCGAGGATCATCCGCAGGTTTACAAGGATCTCGTGACGCTACTGGCCTCGCGGCTGCGCGACACCGATGGCGTGGTGGCGGCGGGAAGCTTCCTGCCGCTCAAGGGCCGTGTCGCTCGCGCGCTGCTCGATCTGGCTGAAGCGTTCGGCCATGACGTGGGCCAGGGCCGCGTCCTCATCCGCCAGAAGGTCAGCCAGAGCGACGTGGCCGCCATGGCGGGCATCGCCCGCGAGAATGTCAGCCGCATTCTCAACGACTGGATTCGCGACAAGCTGGTGAGCCGGCTGTCGGGCTACTACTGCCTCGAAAACAAGAAGAAGCTCGAGCGGGAAAGCGCCATCTAA
- the nusA gene encoding transcription termination factor NusA: MAVSANRLELLQIADAVAREKSIDRTIVVTAMEDAIAKAARSRYGAETDVHAEINPKTGELRLARHMLVVDNVENPSNQISVDDAKKRNPAAQVGDTIADTLPPLEYGRIAAQSAKQVIVQKVREAERDRQYQEYKDRIGDIVNGIVKRVEYGNVVVDLGRGEAIVRRDEMLPRETLRNGDRVRAFIYDVRREPRGPQIFLSRTHPQFMAKLFAQEVPEIYDGIVEVKAVARDPGSRAKIAVISRDSSVDPVGACVGMRGSRVQAVVNELQGEKIDIIPWSPDIATFVVNALAPAEVAKVVLDEDRERIEVVVPDAQLSLAIGRRGQNVRLASQLTGWDIDILTEQEESERRQAEFQTRTKMFMEALDLDEVVGQLLASEGFASVEELALVDEKELASIEGFDEDTARELQTRAQEYLAKIEGELDAKRKELGVEDAVKDVPGVTTAMLVKFGENGIKTVEDLAGCATDDLTGWTERKDGETKREPGILDGHDLSREEAEAIVMQARLKAGWITEADLAQPAAAEDEPAEAEAQPA, translated from the coding sequence ATGGCCGTCAGCGCCAACCGGCTCGAACTGTTGCAGATCGCCGATGCGGTTGCCCGCGAGAAGTCGATCGACCGCACCATCGTGGTCACCGCCATGGAGGATGCGATCGCCAAGGCGGCACGCTCGCGCTATGGCGCGGAAACCGACGTGCACGCCGAGATCAATCCCAAGACTGGTGAGCTTCGTCTGGCGCGCCACATGCTGGTGGTCGACAACGTCGAGAACCCTTCGAACCAGATCAGCGTCGACGACGCCAAGAAGCGCAATCCTGCGGCGCAGGTGGGCGACACCATCGCCGACACGCTGCCGCCGCTGGAATACGGCCGCATCGCCGCACAGTCTGCCAAGCAGGTCATCGTGCAGAAGGTGCGCGAGGCCGAGCGCGACCGGCAGTATCAGGAATACAAGGACCGCATCGGCGACATCGTCAACGGCATCGTCAAGCGGGTTGAATACGGCAACGTGGTGGTCGACCTAGGCCGCGGCGAGGCGATCGTCCGCCGCGACGAGATGCTGCCGCGCGAGACGCTGCGCAACGGCGACCGCGTGCGTGCTTTTATCTACGACGTGCGCCGCGAGCCGCGCGGGCCGCAGATTTTCCTTTCGCGCACCCATCCGCAGTTCATGGCCAAGCTGTTCGCCCAGGAGGTGCCGGAAATCTATGACGGCATCGTCGAGGTGAAGGCGGTGGCCCGCGATCCGGGCTCGCGCGCAAAAATCGCCGTGATTTCCAGGGATTCTTCGGTCGATCCGGTCGGCGCCTGCGTCGGCATGCGCGGCTCGCGCGTGCAGGCCGTCGTCAACGAGCTGCAGGGCGAGAAGATCGACATCATCCCGTGGTCGCCCGATATCGCGACCTTCGTGGTCAACGCGCTCGCGCCCGCCGAAGTCGCGAAGGTGGTGCTCGACGAGGACCGCGAGCGTATTGAAGTTGTGGTGCCGGATGCCCAACTATCGCTTGCGATCGGCCGCCGTGGTCAAAACGTGCGCCTCGCCTCGCAGCTCACCGGCTGGGACATCGACATCCTCACCGAGCAGGAAGAGTCGGAGCGCCGCCAGGCCGAGTTCCAGACGCGCACCAAGATGTTCATGGAGGCGCTCGATCTCGACGAGGTGGTCGGTCAGCTGCTCGCGTCCGAAGGCTTTGCCTCGGTCGAGGAGTTGGCGCTGGTCGACGAGAAGGAGCTCGCGAGTATTGAAGGTTTCGACGAGGACACCGCGCGCGAATTGCAAACTCGCGCTCAGGAATATCTCGCCAAGATCGAGGGCGAGCTCGATGCGAAGCGCAAGGAGCTCGGCGTCGAAGATGCCGTGAAGGACGTTCCCGGCGTCACCACCGCGATGCTGGTCAAGTTCGGCGAGAACGGCATCAAGACGGTCGAAGACCTCGCGGGCTGCGCGACCGACGACCTGACCGGCTGGACCGAGCGCAAGGACGGCGAGACCAAGCGGGAGCCCGGCATTCTCGATGGGCACGATCTGTCCCGCGAGGAGGCGGAAGCGATCGTCATGCAGGCCCGTCTCAAGGCCGGCTGGATCACCGAAGCCGATCTGGCACAGCCGGCTGCGGCGGAAGACGAACCGGCCGAGGCTGAGGCCCAACCGGCGTAA
- the rpsO gene encoding 30S ribosomal protein S15, whose product MSITAERKAEVIKSNATKSGDTGSPEVQVAILTERITNLTEHFKSHVKDNHSRRGLLKLVSQRRQLLDYLRRTDEKRYKGLIEKLGIRR is encoded by the coding sequence ATGTCGATTACTGCTGAGCGTAAGGCAGAAGTCATCAAGTCCAATGCCACCAAGTCCGGCGACACCGGGTCGCCCGAGGTGCAGGTCGCGATCCTCACTGAGCGGATCACCAACCTGACCGAGCATTTCAAGTCGCACGTCAAGGACAACCACTCGCGCCGCGGGCTCTTGAAGCTCGTGTCGCAGCGTCGTCAGTTGCTTGATTATCTCCGCCGTACCGACGAGAAGCGTTACAAGGGATTGATCGAGAAGCTCGGCATTCGCCGCTGA
- the rbfA gene encoding 30S ribosome-binding factor RbfA gives MRNKHHRDRESQAGPSQRALRVGELIRHALSEMLTRGDVHDPVLEGHLITVPEVRMSPDLRLATIYVMPLGGRDIKEVIEALERNKRYLRGEIAHHVNLKFAPDIRFRADERFDEAERIDKLLRTPAVQRDLKREDGQEEGDE, from the coding sequence TTGAGAAACAAACATCATCGCGACCGCGAGTCGCAAGCCGGCCCCTCGCAACGCGCGCTGCGCGTCGGCGAGCTCATTCGTCACGCGCTGTCCGAGATGCTGACGCGCGGCGACGTGCACGATCCGGTGCTCGAAGGACATCTGATCACGGTGCCCGAGGTGCGCATGTCGCCCGACCTGCGGCTTGCGACCATCTACGTGATGCCGCTCGGCGGGCGCGACATCAAAGAGGTGATCGAGGCGCTGGAGCGCAACAAGCGCTATCTGCGCGGCGAGATCGCCCATCACGTGAACCTGAAATTCGCGCCCGACATTCGTTTCCGCGCCGACGAGCGGTTCGACGAAGCGGAGCGGATCGACAAGCTGTTGCGGACGCCGGCGGTCCAGCGCGATCTCAAGCGTGAGGATGGCCAAGAGGAGGGCGATGAGTAA
- the infB gene encoding translation initiation factor IF-2, which yields MADTKTPDGKTLSVGGKSTLSLKPRTETGVVRQSFSHGRSKQVVVEVKKRRMGSDGKPEPAAAPAPVAPPPVAKRPDPAPAGRSARPASAPPSSAPPKSSGVVLRTLTDEERERRAHALGDARLREAEERKIAEEEAKIRAQREAAEKVEREAAEARKREEDDRRKHDEVSKKKADEVAKKRFGEPEAAAPAAPAAKAPAAAARPGTSTARPGTPARPGAPARPGARPALESEEEEAPKFRRGPGGAMRPAAPPQRPTRAAKTATERPRGRLTLVNALNDDVRERSTASFHRREQRRHKAMMGNEPREKISREVTIPEAITIQELANRMSERSVEIIKYLMKQGQMATINDVIDADTAQLIAEELGHTVKRVAEADVEEGVFDVADDPDDLEPRAPVVTVMGHVDHGKTSLLDAIRQTNVVSGEAGGITQHIGAYQVDSPSHGKITFIDTPGHAAFTAMRARGAKVTDIVVLVVAADDGVMPQTIEAINHAKAAKVPMIVAINKMDKPDANPMRVRTDLLQYEVQVESMGGDVVDVELSATKKTGIDKLLEMIGLQAELLDLKANPRRDAEGTVIEARLDRGRGPVATVLVQRGTLDVGDIIVAGAAWGRVRALVNDKGEQVEEAGPSVPVEVLGFADTPEASDRLAVVDNEARARELTDYRVRQKREKSAAHATGMRGSLEQMMSQLKTSGRKDFPLIIKTDVQGSLEAISGALEKLGTDEVGARIIHSGVGGITESDITLATSSGAAIIGFNVRAHKEAREQAERDRIEIRYYNIIYDLVDDVKKAMSGLLTPERRETMLGNASILEVFNVSKVGKVAGCRVTDGKVERGAGVRLIRDNVVVHEGKLSQLKRFKDDVREVTAGMECGMAFEAYQDMRQGDVIECYRVETVQRSL from the coding sequence ATGGCTGACACCAAGACCCCCGACGGCAAGACGTTGAGCGTAGGCGGCAAGTCGACGCTCTCGCTCAAGCCGCGCACCGAGACTGGCGTCGTGCGCCAGAGCTTCAGCCATGGCCGCAGCAAGCAGGTGGTGGTCGAGGTCAAGAAACGCCGCATGGGCAGCGACGGCAAGCCCGAGCCGGCCGCCGCTCCGGCGCCCGTTGCACCGCCGCCGGTCGCCAAGCGCCCCGATCCCGCACCTGCCGGGCGATCCGCGCGCCCTGCATCCGCCCCGCCGAGCTCGGCGCCGCCGAAGTCCTCCGGCGTGGTGCTGCGCACCCTGACCGACGAAGAGCGAGAGCGGCGTGCTCACGCGCTCGGCGACGCGCGTTTGCGTGAGGCCGAAGAGCGCAAGATCGCCGAGGAAGAGGCCAAGATCCGCGCCCAGCGCGAAGCCGCCGAGAAGGTCGAGCGTGAGGCTGCCGAAGCCCGCAAGCGCGAAGAGGACGACCGTCGCAAACACGACGAGGTCTCCAAGAAAAAAGCCGACGAGGTTGCCAAGAAGCGTTTTGGCGAACCCGAGGCGGCCGCCCCGGCGGCGCCTGCTGCCAAAGCGCCGGCTGCGGCTGCGCGGCCTGGCACTTCCACGGCGCGTCCTGGCACCCCGGCACGTCCCGGCGCACCGGCACGTCCCGGTGCCCGCCCGGCTCTGGAATCCGAAGAAGAAGAAGCGCCGAAATTCCGGCGCGGCCCCGGCGGCGCCATGCGCCCGGCGGCGCCCCCGCAACGTCCGACCCGCGCCGCCAAGACCGCGACCGAGCGGCCGCGCGGCCGCCTGACGCTCGTCAATGCGCTCAATGACGACGTGCGCGAGCGTTCGACCGCGTCGTTCCATCGCCGCGAGCAGCGCCGTCACAAGGCCATGATGGGCAACGAGCCGCGCGAGAAGATCTCTCGCGAGGTCACGATCCCCGAGGCGATCACCATCCAGGAACTCGCCAATCGCATGTCCGAGCGGTCGGTCGAGATCATCAAGTACCTGATGAAACAGGGCCAGATGGCGACGATCAACGACGTGATCGACGCCGACACCGCCCAGCTCATCGCCGAGGAACTCGGCCACACCGTCAAGCGCGTCGCCGAGGCTGACGTCGAGGAAGGCGTGTTCGACGTCGCCGACGATCCGGACGATCTCGAGCCGCGCGCGCCGGTCGTGACCGTCATGGGCCACGTCGACCACGGCAAGACCTCGTTGCTCGACGCCATTCGCCAGACCAACGTCGTGTCGGGCGAAGCCGGCGGCATCACCCAGCACATCGGCGCCTACCAGGTTGACTCGCCGTCGCACGGCAAGATCACCTTCATCGACACGCCGGGCCACGCCGCGTTTACGGCGATGCGCGCCCGCGGCGCCAAGGTTACCGACATCGTGGTGCTGGTGGTCGCCGCCGACGACGGCGTGATGCCGCAGACCATCGAGGCCATCAATCACGCCAAGGCCGCGAAGGTCCCGATGATCGTGGCCATCAACAAGATGGACAAGCCGGATGCCAATCCGATGCGCGTGCGCACCGACCTGCTTCAATACGAGGTGCAGGTCGAGTCTATGGGCGGCGACGTGGTCGACGTCGAGCTGTCGGCGACCAAGAAGACCGGCATCGACAAGCTGCTCGAAATGATCGGCCTGCAGGCCGAACTTCTCGACCTGAAGGCCAACCCGCGCCGTGACGCCGAGGGCACCGTGATCGAGGCCAGGCTCGACCGCGGCCGTGGCCCGGTCGCGACCGTGCTCGTGCAGCGCGGCACGCTGGATGTCGGCGACATCATCGTCGCGGGTGCGGCCTGGGGCCGTGTCCGTGCGCTGGTCAACGACAAAGGCGAGCAGGTGGAAGAAGCCGGCCCGTCGGTTCCGGTCGAGGTGCTGGGCTTCGCCGATACACCCGAGGCGAGCGATCGTCTCGCCGTGGTCGACAACGAGGCCCGCGCCCGCGAGCTCACCGACTACCGCGTCCGTCAGAAGCGCGAGAAGAGCGCGGCACATGCCACCGGCATGCGCGGCTCGCTCGAACAGATGATGTCGCAGCTCAAGACTTCGGGCCGCAAGGACTTCCCGCTGATCATCAAAACGGACGTGCAGGGCTCGCTCGAAGCGATCTCCGGCGCGCTGGAGAAGCTCGGCACCGACGAGGTCGGCGCGCGGATCATTCATTCCGGCGTCGGCGGCATCACGGAGTCGGACATCACGCTCGCGACATCTTCGGGCGCCGCGATCATCGGCTTCAACGTGCGCGCCCACAAGGAAGCGCGCGAGCAGGCCGAGCGCGACCGGATCGAGATCCGCTACTACAACATCATCTACGATCTCGTGGACGACGTTAAAAAGGCGATGTCCGGCCTGCTCACGCCCGAACGGCGCGAGACCATGCTGGGCAACGCGTCGATCCTCGAGGTGTTCAACGTGTCGAAGGTCGGCAAGGTCGCCGGCTGCCGCGTCACCGACGGCAAGGTCGAGCGCGGCGCGGGCGTGCGCCTGATCCGCGACAACGTCGTCGTTCACGAAGGCAAGCTGTCGCAGCTCAAGCGCTTCAAAGACGATGTGCGCGAGGTCACGGCCGGCATGGAATGCGGCATGGCCTTCGAGGCCTACCAGGATATGCGTCAGGGTGACGTGATCGAGTGTTATCGGGTGGAGACGGTGCAACGCTCGCTCTGA
- the pnp gene encoding polyribonucleotide nucleotidyltransferase has translation MFDTQRVELDWGGRKLTLETGKVARQADGAVLATYGETTVLAAVVAAKAPKPGIDFMPLTVNYTEKYYSAGRIPGGYFKRERGPTEKDTLTSRLIDRPIRPLFPDGWRCDTQVTCTVMSHDQENDADIVAMVAASAALTISGVPFMGPIGGARVAFVNNEYVLNPTLDEMKDTQLDLVVAGTQDAVLMVESEAKELSEEIMLGAVMFGHRHFQPVINAIIQLAEKAAKEPREFAVPDTKAIETEMLGIVEADLRKAYAIPAKAERYEAVGAVKKKAMEHFFPDGKDNPDRPMTLVGGVFGELEAKIVRWNILDTSKRIDGRDLVTVRPITVEAPFLPRTHGSTLFTRGETQAIVVATLGTGEDEQWIDALTGTYKESFMLHYNFPPYSVGETGRMGAPGRREIGHGKLAWRAIHPMLPPKEEFPYTIRVVSEITESNGSSSMATVCGTSLALMDAGVPLKRPTAGIAMGLILEDKRFAVLSDILGDEDHLGDMDFKVAGTEQGVTALQMDIKIAGITEEIMKVALTQAKGGRLHILGEMSKALDKARAELGEYAPRIETFKIATDKIREVIGTGGKVIREIVEKTGAKINVEDDGTVKVASSDGESIKAAVNWIKSIASDPEIGHIYEGTVVKTMDFGAFVNFFGAKDGLVHISQLAANRVQKTTDVVKEGDKVKVKLLGFDERGKVRLSMKVVDQATGEDLEAKQKAERGDQREAAGGAE, from the coding sequence ATGTTCGATACACAACGTGTTGAGCTCGACTGGGGTGGCCGCAAGCTAACCCTGGAAACCGGCAAGGTCGCGCGTCAGGCCGACGGCGCAGTGCTGGCCACCTACGGCGAGACCACAGTACTCGCGGCCGTGGTGGCCGCCAAGGCGCCGAAGCCCGGCATCGACTTCATGCCGCTGACGGTCAACTACACTGAAAAGTATTATTCGGCCGGCCGTATTCCCGGCGGCTACTTCAAGCGCGAGCGCGGCCCGACCGAGAAGGACACGCTGACGTCGCGCCTGATCGACCGTCCGATCCGCCCGCTGTTCCCGGATGGCTGGCGCTGCGACACGCAGGTGACCTGCACGGTGATGTCGCACGATCAGGAAAACGACGCCGACATCGTCGCGATGGTCGCTGCTTCCGCGGCACTCACGATCTCCGGCGTACCGTTCATGGGACCGATCGGCGGCGCGCGCGTTGCATTCGTGAATAACGAATACGTGCTCAATCCGACGCTCGATGAGATGAAGGACACCCAGCTCGATCTGGTCGTCGCCGGCACGCAAGACGCCGTGCTGATGGTCGAATCGGAAGCCAAGGAGCTGTCCGAGGAAATCATGCTCGGCGCCGTGATGTTCGGACATCGGCATTTCCAGCCGGTGATCAACGCGATCATCCAGCTCGCTGAGAAAGCCGCGAAGGAGCCGCGCGAGTTCGCCGTGCCGGACACCAAGGCCATCGAAACGGAAATGCTCGGCATCGTCGAAGCCGATCTCCGCAAGGCCTATGCGATCCCGGCCAAGGCCGAGCGCTATGAGGCAGTCGGCGCCGTCAAGAAGAAGGCGATGGAGCACTTCTTCCCGGACGGCAAGGACAATCCGGATCGCCCGATGACGCTGGTCGGCGGCGTGTTCGGGGAGCTCGAAGCCAAGATCGTACGCTGGAACATTCTCGACACCAGCAAGCGCATCGACGGCCGCGATCTCGTCACCGTTCGTCCGATCACCGTCGAAGCGCCGTTCCTGCCGCGCACCCACGGCTCGACGCTGTTCACCCGCGGCGAGACGCAGGCGATCGTGGTCGCCACGCTCGGCACCGGCGAGGACGAGCAGTGGATCGACGCACTGACCGGAACGTACAAAGAATCGTTCATGCTGCACTACAACTTCCCGCCGTACTCGGTCGGTGAGACGGGCCGCATGGGCGCACCGGGTCGCCGCGAGATCGGCCACGGCAAGCTCGCGTGGCGCGCGATCCATCCGATGCTGCCGCCGAAGGAAGAGTTCCCCTACACCATCCGCGTCGTCTCGGAGATCACCGAGTCGAACGGCTCGTCGTCGATGGCGACGGTGTGCGGCACCTCGCTGGCGCTGATGGATGCGGGCGTGCCGCTGAAGCGGCCGACTGCGGGCATCGCCATGGGCCTGATCCTGGAAGACAAGCGCTTTGCCGTGCTGTCCGACATCCTCGGCGACGAGGATCATCTCGGCGACATGGACTTCAAGGTGGCCGGCACCGAGCAGGGCGTCACCGCGCTGCAGATGGACATCAAGATCGCCGGCATCACCGAAGAGATCATGAAGGTGGCGCTGACTCAGGCCAAGGGTGGGCGCCTGCACATCCTCGGCGAGATGTCCAAGGCGCTCGACAAGGCCCGCGCCGAGCTCGGCGAATACGCGCCGCGCATCGAGACCTTCAAGATCGCCACGGACAAGATCCGCGAAGTGATCGGCACTGGCGGCAAGGTGATCCGCGAGATCGTCGAGAAGACCGGCGCCAAGATCAACGTCGAGGACGACGGCACCGTGAAGGTGGCTTCGTCCGACGGCGAGTCGATCAAGGCCGCGGTCAACTGGATCAAGTCGATAGCGTCCGATCCCGAGATCGGTCACATCTACGAAGGCACTGTCGTGAAGACGATGGACTTCGGCGCCTTCGTCAACTTCTTCGGCGCCAAGGATGGCCTGGTTCACATCAGCCAGCTCGCAGCGAACCGCGTCCAGAAGACCACCGACGTCGTCAAGGAAGGCGACAAGGTCAAGGTGAAGCTCCTGGGCTTCGACGAGCGCGGCAAGGTGCGGCTGTCGATGAAGGTGGTCGATCAGGCCACCGGCGAGGACCTCGAGGCCAAGCAGAAGGCGGAACGCGGCGATCAGCGCGAGGCCGCCGGCGGCGCCGAATAG
- the truB gene encoding tRNA pseudouridine(55) synthase TruB has protein sequence MSNEQRPPDEAALSALAEPQHDAVAGTAPQEGQERPRPFSQKKPKQQFRREKRDVHGWLIIDKPVGMTSTQVVGAIKRLFSCKRAGHAGTLDPLASGCLPVALGEATKTVPFVMDGRKTYSFTVRWGEERDSDDADGAVTATSDNRPTRDAILAALPAYSGTISQVPPRYSAIKVDGERAYDLARDGEVVELAARPVDIHRLELVNLPDPDHAQFVAECGKGTYVRSLARDIGRALGSLGHINALRRESVGGFGENDMISLEQLTELCHRAAAGEANLADVILPVETALDDIPALAVSGSDAARLQRGQAVLLRGRDAPIFRGTVYVTVSGRLLALAEVDRGEIVPKRVFNLTGVVGSRRPQKGH, from the coding sequence ATGAGTAACGAGCAGCGCCCGCCGGACGAGGCCGCCCTCTCCGCTCTTGCGGAGCCGCAGCATGACGCCGTTGCCGGCACCGCCCCTCAAGAGGGGCAGGAACGCCCACGGCCGTTTTCGCAGAAAAAGCCCAAGCAGCAATTCCGCCGCGAAAAGCGCGACGTGCACGGCTGGCTCATCATCGACAAGCCGGTCGGCATGACCTCGACCCAGGTGGTCGGCGCGATCAAGCGGCTATTTTCCTGCAAGCGCGCCGGACATGCCGGCACGCTCGACCCGCTCGCCTCGGGCTGCCTGCCGGTGGCGCTCGGCGAGGCCACCAAGACCGTCCCGTTCGTGATGGACGGCCGCAAGACCTACAGCTTCACGGTGCGCTGGGGCGAGGAGCGCGACAGCGACGACGCCGATGGCGCCGTCACGGCGACCAGTGACAATCGCCCGACGCGCGACGCCATCCTGGCGGCGCTGCCGGCGTATAGCGGGACCATCTCCCAGGTGCCGCCGCGCTATTCGGCCATCAAGGTCGACGGCGAGCGGGCCTATGACCTGGCCCGGGACGGCGAGGTCGTGGAGCTCGCGGCCCGGCCGGTCGACATCCACCGGCTCGAGCTGGTTAACCTTCCGGACCCCGACCATGCGCAATTCGTCGCCGAATGCGGCAAGGGCACCTATGTGCGCTCGCTCGCCCGCGACATCGGCCGGGCGCTCGGAAGTCTTGGACATATCAATGCTTTACGGCGCGAGTCGGTCGGCGGATTCGGCGAAAATGACATGATTTCGCTGGAACAGCTGACCGAGCTATGCCATAGAGCAGCCGCCGGCGAGGCCAATCTCGCCGACGTCATTCTGCCCGTTGAGACCGCGCTGGACGACATCCCGGCACTGGCCGTCAGCGGGTCAGACGCGGCGAGGCTTCAAAGAGGCCAAGCCGTTTTGTTGCGCGGACGGGACGCACCCATCTTTCGCGGAACGGTCTATGTCACGGTTTCGGGCCGTTTGCTGGCCCTGGCCGAAGTCGACCGCGGCGAGATCGTCCCCAAGCGCGTATTCAACCTGACCGGGGTTGTGGGAAGCCGCCGGCCGCAGAAAGGTCACTAG
- a CDS encoding RNA-binding protein, with translation MLAETHQDELDAGPRKGGPGTERLCAVTRTVKPVEDLIRFVVGPDGVVPDLKRKLPGRGLWITADRLTLKDAVTRNVFARGFKRDIRATAELIDQTELMLQRAVLDALAIAGKAGSVLTGFAKVEAAIAREPIVGLIHASDAGHDGVAKLAGALRHRPDCDRILAIKTFTTAQLDLALGRSNVVHAALLAGPANDTVLARLARLERFRSGVPGDSGGNGVRN, from the coding sequence ATGCTGGCGGAAACGCACCAGGACGAACTCGATGCCGGGCCGCGCAAGGGCGGCCCGGGCACCGAACGGCTGTGTGCGGTGACCCGGACGGTGAAGCCGGTCGAGGATTTGATCCGCTTCGTGGTCGGACCCGACGGTGTCGTGCCGGACCTGAAGCGCAAACTGCCGGGCCGCGGTCTCTGGATCACGGCAGACAGGCTGACGTTGAAGGACGCCGTCACACGAAATGTGTTCGCGCGCGGCTTCAAACGGGACATCCGCGCGACGGCTGAGCTGATCGATCAGACCGAGCTCATGCTGCAGCGGGCGGTGCTCGATGCGCTGGCGATTGCCGGCAAGGCGGGCTCGGTTTTGACCGGATTCGCCAAGGTCGAGGCCGCCATCGCCCGCGAGCCGATCGTGGGCCTGATCCACGCATCGGATGCCGGCCATGACGGGGTGGCCAAGCTCGCCGGAGCACTGCGGCACCGGCCGGACTGCGACCGGATCCTGGCCATCAAAACCTTCACCACCGCCCAATTGGATTTGGCACTGGGGCGGTCAAATGTGGTACATGCAGCCCTGCTTGCCGGGCCTGCGAATGACACGGTTCTGGCGCGTTTAGCGCGCCTGGAGCGCTTTCGATCGGGTGTCCCCGGCGACAGCGGCGGCAACGGCGTACGGAATTGA